TTTTCGTCTATCGCTTTCAGCTCACTGTTGATAGAACTTAAATCTATTAATTTGGCTAAGTCTTCTTTAACTTTGAGTAATTGTTTCTCTCCTTCTGATTCAAACTTAAAACCTGTTTTTTTCACGTAGGCTGTAAATTGGTCAAAATCCGTAAAACGATACATCTCAGCAGACATGATACTGTCTTTTCCTGATATATATTCAGTGACAAAGTTAAATACAACATATTGATTTAACAAAGCCTGTGTCAAAGGATGCAAAACCACAGGATCCAGTTTAATGTCAGGAGTAACTCCACCACCGTCCAGAACCGTTCTGCCGTTTCTGGTCTTAAACGGAGTCCTTTTTTCATCAGCAATATCTTTTGGCTCGCCGTTTTCATATTCCACACCCTGAATACACCTTCCACTGGGAATGTAATACTTGGAAGTAGTTAATTTAAGTCTGGAATTATATCCTGTTTCTTTTGTATTCTGTACAAGACCTTTTCCATATGACCTTTGTCCTATCAGGACTCCCCTATCCAGATCCTGCATTGCACCGGATACAATCTCTGATGCAGACGCCGATCGGTTGTCAATCAATATAGCCAAAGGTATATCAAGATCTACAGGAGGATTGGTTGATTTAAAGGATTGATCTCTTTCTTTTATTTTACCCTTTGTAGTCACCAGCTCTAATCCTGCAGGCACAAAAATATTACAGATATTAATAGCTTCATGTAACAGTCCACCTCCGTTCTGACGCAAATCCAATATAACACCAGCCATATCAGGATTATTTTTCTTCATCTCCTTTAGAGCTTTGGAAATATTCGCACCG
The genomic region above belongs to Saprospiraceae bacterium and contains:
- a CDS encoding S41 family peptidase; the encoded protein is MTKKIKILFLSIAMISGIAAVTVQNDKLFEISKNLEIFMNVYKELNTNFVDELDPGTMMRTAIDAMVGSLDPYTNFVSESQIESYRITQDEKYQGIGARVGIIDGKFTILEPYAGGPAVEAGLKAGDEIIKIDGVIIKGKNLDEINGILRGVPGTSVKMQINRVNNTPLDLSLTRGEVNIPNVPYSGMVSDNIGYISLTIFTQNAGANISKALKEMKKNNPDMAGVILDLRQNGGGLLHEAINICNIFVPAGLELVTTKGKIKERDQSFKSTNPPVDLDIPLAILIDNRSASASEIVSGAMQDLDRGVLIGQRSYGKGLVQNTKETGYNSRLKLTTSKYYIPSGRCIQGVEYENGEPKDIADEKRTPFKTRNGRTVLDGGGVTPDIKLDPVVLHPLTQALLNQYVVFNFVTEYISGKDSIMSAEMYRFTDFDQFTAYVKKTGFKFESEGEKQLLKVKEDLAKLIDLSSINSELKAIDEKISEAKQKAWVTAKEEISKEISKEIVTRYYFQGGKTQHTLATDNEIKEAIALLNDSARYRKILGKK